A section of the Kribbella voronezhensis genome encodes:
- a CDS encoding ABC transporter substrate-binding protein, with protein sequence MNDAPRPQFEDVADVLRHQLSRRTAIGGGAAALTAFLAACSGKGSYSDKPANKPAATKSVQIGKANIPTPRDQTVTIAQVDYTVYNSWNGFIPNGMPHSAGLETLAQEPMFLLNLATGELLNWLSTGYKYNADFSELTFTFDPKAKWSDGQPLTSSDFKFTVLLLRDRKDLLGGGGDLSEFVKDVETPDAHTAVIKMVKPTPRLHYGFIAAIAGPQYSIMPEHIWKGQDPTKFRANPPVASGPYVLKQAIQSQKMFVWERNPDYWNKDKLDPAPKYVIFQSTAKQADSAALAFERAEFDVGSIDEEHAKQLRNTGYPNLVTTQFHDPNPRVFWLNNDPARGVISEPKMHWAINYLIDRDKIGNNIWPVKVPPAQYLWADYPSNDKWTNKELAEKYKFEYSPDKAVKLLDEIAPKGAGGKRMYQGKAISLEMITPSPVDGQEYAIGNLLKTELNKVGVPTTLRSLSGSVHDEKFQRGEYDIDSQWAGAAFDPEQLYTDWESSKAKKIGVNAVDKNKARFRDPKLDELSAKLAQLDPTSAEAKPYLDQALEIYFQKLPLIPTIQTGYPSYFNTTFWTGWPTDDNLYQVPLNWWPHFLFVLGKLKATGQKGPS encoded by the coding sequence GTGAACGATGCGCCGCGCCCGCAGTTCGAAGACGTAGCAGACGTCCTCCGCCATCAGCTGAGCCGCCGGACCGCGATCGGAGGCGGTGCGGCCGCCCTGACCGCCTTCCTCGCCGCTTGTTCCGGCAAAGGCTCGTACTCCGACAAGCCGGCCAACAAGCCCGCCGCCACCAAGTCGGTCCAGATCGGTAAGGCGAACATCCCGACACCGCGCGACCAGACGGTGACGATCGCCCAGGTGGACTACACGGTCTACAACAGCTGGAACGGGTTCATCCCGAACGGTATGCCGCACTCGGCCGGCCTGGAGACGCTCGCCCAGGAGCCGATGTTCCTGCTCAACCTGGCCACGGGCGAACTTCTCAACTGGCTCTCCACGGGCTACAAGTACAACGCCGACTTCTCCGAGCTGACGTTCACCTTCGACCCGAAGGCGAAGTGGAGCGACGGGCAACCGCTGACCTCCAGCGACTTCAAGTTCACCGTGCTGCTACTCAGGGACCGCAAGGATCTGCTCGGCGGCGGGGGCGACCTGTCGGAGTTCGTGAAGGACGTCGAGACGCCCGATGCGCACACCGCGGTGATCAAGATGGTCAAGCCGACCCCGCGACTGCACTACGGGTTCATCGCCGCCATCGCGGGTCCGCAGTACTCGATCATGCCCGAGCACATCTGGAAGGGGCAGGACCCGACGAAGTTCCGGGCGAACCCGCCGGTCGCCAGCGGGCCGTACGTGCTGAAGCAGGCGATCCAGAGCCAGAAGATGTTCGTCTGGGAGCGCAATCCGGACTACTGGAACAAGGACAAGCTCGACCCGGCGCCGAAGTACGTGATCTTCCAGAGCACCGCGAAGCAGGCGGACTCGGCGGCGCTGGCCTTCGAGCGGGCCGAGTTCGACGTCGGCTCGATCGACGAGGAGCACGCCAAGCAACTGCGCAACACCGGCTACCCGAACCTGGTCACCACTCAGTTCCACGATCCGAACCCGCGGGTGTTCTGGCTGAACAACGACCCGGCGCGCGGGGTGATCTCCGAGCCGAAGATGCACTGGGCGATCAACTACCTGATCGACCGGGACAAGATCGGCAACAACATCTGGCCGGTGAAGGTGCCGCCCGCGCAGTACCTGTGGGCGGACTACCCGAGCAACGACAAGTGGACGAACAAGGAGCTGGCGGAGAAGTACAAGTTCGAGTACTCGCCGGACAAGGCCGTGAAGCTGCTGGACGAGATCGCACCGAAGGGTGCCGGTGGCAAACGGATGTACCAGGGCAAGGCGATCAGCCTGGAGATGATCACGCCGTCGCCGGTCGACGGGCAGGAGTACGCGATCGGGAACCTGCTCAAGACAGAGCTGAACAAGGTCGGTGTCCCGACCACGCTGCGCAGCCTGAGCGGGTCGGTGCACGACGAGAAGTTCCAGCGCGGGGAGTACGACATCGACTCCCAGTGGGCCGGCGCCGCCTTCGACCCTGAGCAGCTCTACACCGACTGGGAGAGCAGCAAGGCCAAGAAGATCGGCGTGAACGCCGTCGACAAGAACAAGGCGCGGTTCCGGGATCCGAAGCTGGACGAGCTGTCGGCGAAGCTGGCCCAGCTCGACCCGACCAGCGCGGAGGCCAAGCCGTACCTCGACCAGGCGCTGGAGATCTACTTCCAGAAGCTGCCGCTGATCCCGACCATCCAGACCGGCTACCCGTCGTACTTCAACACCACCTTCTGGACCGGCTGGCCGACCGACGACAACCTGTACCAGGTCCCACTCAACTGGTGGCCGCACTTCCTGTTCGTCCTCGGCAAGCTGAAGGCCACCGGACAGAAGGGCCCGTCGTGA
- a CDS encoding ABC transporter permease produces the protein MTATAPPAEAVEASAESAPRSGLRPWLSRHPLAAYALRRFGLYLIELWGALTVAFFFFRMIPGDPIQTLIQTLQQNYVYNQQASAEVIARYQHEFGLDGNIFTQYLKYMNNLILHGDLGPSLINYPTPAQNVILHSLPWTIGLLGISAVLAWVLGIIVGAVAGWRRGKAGSAIITNLSIALSHVPFFFVALILVYVFAYSLGMLPARSAYDSNISPGLSPAFIGSVLKYGLLPGLSIVVIGAFGWILSTRMLMVPVLGEDYLTYAEAKGLKPWRILTRYALRNCYLPQVTAFGISLGFIFNGNVLVEQLFNYPGLGTTLVTAIQQLDFNTILGVTDMAIFSVLTAVLLLDLLLPLLDPRVKYWK, from the coding sequence GTGACCGCGACGGCCCCGCCCGCGGAGGCCGTCGAAGCGTCAGCAGAGAGCGCTCCCCGCAGCGGACTGCGCCCCTGGCTGTCGCGGCATCCGCTGGCGGCGTACGCACTGCGCCGGTTCGGGTTGTACCTGATCGAGCTGTGGGGCGCGCTGACCGTCGCGTTCTTCTTCTTCCGGATGATCCCGGGCGACCCGATCCAGACTCTGATCCAGACCCTGCAGCAGAACTACGTCTACAACCAGCAGGCCAGTGCCGAGGTGATCGCCCGGTACCAGCACGAGTTCGGGCTCGACGGCAACATCTTCACCCAGTACCTGAAGTACATGAACAACCTGATCCTGCACGGGGATCTGGGACCGTCGCTGATCAACTACCCGACGCCGGCGCAGAACGTGATCCTGCATTCGTTGCCCTGGACAATCGGTCTGCTCGGCATCTCCGCGGTACTGGCGTGGGTGCTCGGCATCATCGTCGGCGCGGTCGCCGGCTGGCGACGCGGCAAGGCGGGCTCGGCGATCATCACGAACCTGTCGATCGCGCTCTCTCACGTTCCGTTCTTCTTCGTCGCACTGATCCTCGTCTACGTCTTCGCCTACTCGCTCGGCATGCTGCCGGCGCGATCGGCGTACGACTCGAACATCAGTCCGGGGCTCAGTCCGGCCTTCATCGGCAGCGTGCTGAAGTACGGGTTGCTGCCGGGGCTGTCGATCGTGGTGATCGGTGCTTTCGGCTGGATCCTGTCCACCCGGATGCTGATGGTCCCGGTCCTCGGCGAGGACTACCTCACGTACGCCGAGGCGAAGGGACTCAAGCCGTGGCGGATCCTGACCCGCTACGCGCTGCGGAACTGCTATCTGCCGCAGGTGACCGCGTTCGGGATCTCACTCGGCTTCATCTTCAACGGCAACGTGCTGGTGGAGCAGCTGTTCAACTACCCGGGCCTCGGGACCACCCTGGTCACCGCGATCCAGCAGCTCGACTTCAACACGATCCTCGGGGTCACGGACATGGCGATCTTCTCGGTGCTGACCGCCGTTCTGCTGCTGGACCTCCTCCTGCCTCTGCTTGACCCTCGGGTCAAGTACTGGAAGTGA
- a CDS encoding ABC transporter permease — protein sequence MRLLTAVLRTVRDSRRLATGLVILALMVLLAAFSPLIVHSIGNGNDPIALAAYQKWLVPSSDHLLGTDQFGRDVLAMVVSAMSVSLQIGAIAGVISTVVGVIVAFVAGYKGGWVDGVLSTFTGILLVIPTFPLLIALSAYAKNVSLFQVGVMISIFSWPFAAKTIRSQVLSLRSRPYVDLARVSKARDLEIIGTELLPNLLPFIGVGFASSALGAIFGLVGLEVIGLGPGGVIDLGQIIFNAINTGALTLGAWPMFVVPIVLLTLLFAALNMVNIGLEEVYNPRLRGVAGE from the coding sequence ATGCGACTGCTGACAGCCGTACTGCGAACAGTCCGCGACAGCAGGCGATTGGCGACGGGACTGGTGATCCTGGCGCTGATGGTGCTGCTCGCTGCCTTCAGCCCGTTGATCGTGCACTCGATCGGCAACGGCAACGACCCGATAGCGCTGGCGGCGTACCAGAAGTGGCTGGTGCCGTCGTCCGATCACCTGCTCGGCACCGATCAGTTCGGCCGCGACGTGCTCGCGATGGTCGTGAGCGCGATGTCGGTCTCCTTGCAGATCGGCGCGATCGCCGGGGTCATCTCGACCGTGGTCGGCGTGATCGTCGCGTTCGTCGCCGGCTACAAGGGCGGCTGGGTGGACGGGGTGCTGTCCACGTTCACCGGGATCCTGCTGGTGATTCCGACGTTCCCGCTGCTGATCGCGCTCTCCGCCTATGCCAAGAACGTGAGCCTGTTCCAGGTCGGTGTGATGATCTCGATCTTCAGCTGGCCGTTCGCCGCCAAGACGATCCGATCCCAGGTGCTCAGCCTGCGGTCGCGCCCGTACGTCGACCTGGCCCGGGTGAGCAAGGCGCGTGACCTGGAGATCATCGGCACCGAGTTGCTGCCGAACCTGCTGCCGTTCATCGGGGTCGGGTTCGCGTCCTCGGCGCTCGGCGCGATCTTCGGCCTGGTCGGCCTGGAGGTGATCGGGCTCGGACCCGGTGGCGTGATCGACCTCGGCCAGATCATCTTCAACGCGATCAACACCGGCGCGCTGACGCTGGGCGCGTGGCCGATGTTCGTCGTACCGATCGTGTTGCTGACCTTGCTGTTCGCGGCGCTGAACATGGTCAACATCGGGCTCGAAGAGGTCTACAACCCACGGCTGAGAGGAGTGGCCGGTGAGTGA
- a CDS encoding ABC transporter ATP-binding protein has protein sequence MSVIELQGVEQRFHARGTPDGYLTALKDATFTLQSEPPQIVSLVGQSGSGKSTIARNILGLQKPTAGTISFDGKDIFKLSRTEYDNYRRNVQPVFQDPYSIFNPFYRVDRVLWKAVKKFGLAPDRAKGLAMIEESLDAVSLDPAGVLGRYPHQLSGGQRQRIMLARIHMLRPAFVIADEPVSMLDAQIRKTFLDILLDFRRDHGMTTLFITHDLSTVYYLGGDVMVINKGTIVERGAVESVMHEPSHPYTRLLLDSIPQPDPDQRWTNRIHVDDSGTQTPDSAPQEPVV, from the coding sequence ATGAGCGTCATCGAGCTGCAAGGCGTCGAGCAACGCTTCCACGCCCGCGGCACCCCCGACGGCTACCTGACCGCCCTCAAGGACGCCACCTTCACACTGCAGTCCGAGCCGCCCCAGATCGTCAGCCTGGTCGGCCAGAGCGGCAGCGGGAAGTCGACCATCGCCCGCAACATCCTCGGTCTGCAGAAGCCGACCGCGGGCACCATCAGCTTCGACGGCAAGGACATCTTCAAGCTCTCCCGCACGGAGTACGACAACTACCGCCGCAACGTCCAACCGGTCTTCCAGGACCCGTACTCGATCTTCAACCCGTTCTACCGGGTCGACCGCGTGCTGTGGAAAGCGGTCAAGAAGTTCGGCCTCGCACCCGACCGCGCCAAAGGCCTGGCGATGATCGAGGAGTCGCTCGACGCCGTCAGCCTCGACCCCGCGGGTGTGCTCGGCCGCTATCCGCACCAGCTGTCCGGCGGCCAGCGCCAGCGCATCATGCTGGCCCGGATCCACATGCTCCGCCCGGCCTTCGTGATCGCAGACGAGCCGGTGTCGATGCTGGACGCCCAGATCCGCAAGACGTTCCTCGACATCCTGCTGGACTTCCGTCGCGACCACGGGATGACGACGCTCTTCATCACCCACGACCTGTCCACCGTCTACTACCTCGGCGGCGACGTGATGGTGATCAACAAGGGCACCATCGTCGAGCGAGGCGCGGTGGAGAGCGTCATGCACGAGCCCTCCCACCCCTACACCCGGCTGCTCCTCGACTCGATCCCACAGCCGGACCCCGACCAACGCTGGACCAACCGCATCCACGTCGACGACTCCGGCACCCAGACCCCGGACTCGGCGCCGCAGGAGCCCGTAGTGTGA
- a CDS encoding alpha/beta hydrolase, translating to MVVEVSLLTGWLPLTLQFAAGLALILAVGWRDFRWRTRRVPVIAAATVLFGILAAWVISPALGITDPLPLKIWIWLSVAFGALLVLAVGWSSARWQRKLTALVAAVLAAVVGANGVNQFVGYFPTVNDAVAGLQGQKVPGQVSLAQVNGRSDPAGARSGELVVVTIPAVPSGFTHRQELVYLPPVWFRGPHHPVLPAVEMIGAEHSKPENWVRIGDAVKTAQAYAAGHHGLAPILVFVDATAVFSNDTECVNGPHGQAEDHLFRDVPAYISNTFGASRNPRSWAVAGFSMGGTCAIGLTTEHPNTFGHFVDISGDLFPNTGDKAQTIANLFGGSAAAYAAHDPLTVIARHGRYPALTGRFLDGSDEKLHTKEAYQLVSAGKKHGIVSQVTILPGTHNWQFAQEAFSYIFPWLCQQLGVGGGGQAGAHPLHRVA from the coding sequence ATGGTTGTCGAGGTGTCGCTCTTGACCGGGTGGCTTCCGCTGACTCTGCAGTTCGCTGCGGGTCTCGCCCTGATCCTGGCCGTCGGCTGGCGAGACTTCCGCTGGCGCACCCGGCGGGTGCCCGTCATCGCTGCTGCCACCGTGCTGTTCGGGATTCTGGCCGCCTGGGTGATCTCGCCGGCGCTCGGGATCACCGATCCACTCCCGCTGAAGATCTGGATCTGGCTCAGCGTTGCTTTCGGTGCGCTCCTCGTCCTGGCGGTCGGCTGGTCCAGCGCCCGCTGGCAGCGGAAGCTGACCGCCTTGGTGGCGGCCGTGCTGGCCGCCGTCGTCGGTGCCAACGGAGTCAATCAGTTCGTCGGCTACTTCCCCACGGTCAATGACGCCGTCGCCGGTCTGCAGGGACAGAAGGTTCCCGGCCAGGTCTCGCTGGCGCAGGTCAACGGCCGGTCGGACCCGGCCGGTGCTCGTTCGGGCGAGCTGGTCGTGGTCACCATTCCCGCGGTGCCGAGCGGGTTCACCCACCGCCAGGAACTCGTCTATCTCCCGCCGGTGTGGTTCCGTGGCCCGCACCACCCGGTCCTGCCTGCGGTCGAGATGATCGGTGCCGAGCATTCGAAGCCGGAGAACTGGGTCCGGATCGGCGACGCGGTCAAGACCGCCCAGGCCTACGCCGCCGGCCATCACGGCCTCGCGCCGATCCTGGTGTTCGTCGATGCCACCGCGGTGTTCAGCAACGACACCGAGTGCGTCAACGGGCCGCACGGGCAGGCCGAGGACCACCTGTTCCGCGATGTTCCGGCGTACATCAGCAACACCTTCGGGGCGTCGAGGAACCCACGGTCGTGGGCGGTGGCCGGGTTCTCGATGGGCGGCACCTGTGCCATCGGCCTGACCACCGAGCACCCGAACACCTTCGGGCACTTCGTCGACATCTCCGGTGACCTCTTCCCGAACACCGGCGACAAGGCGCAGACCATCGCCAACCTGTTCGGTGGATCCGCGGCGGCGTACGCCGCGCACGATCCACTGACGGTGATCGCCCGACACGGCCGCTACCCGGCCCTGACCGGACGATTCCTGGACGGCAGCGACGAGAAGCTACACACCAAAGAGGCCTACCAACTGGTCAGCGCCGGAAAGAAGCACGGCATCGTCTCGCAGGTGACGATCCTGCCCGGTACCCACAACTGGCAGTTCGCCCAGGAAGCCTTCTCCTACATCTTCCCGTGGCTCTGCCAGCAGCTCGGCGTCGGCGGTGGCGGCCAGGCCGGAGCCCATCCACTCCACCGGGTGGCCTAG
- a CDS encoding phosphatase PAP2 family protein yields MTLLNERTTPRLRYAVPVAGVAVAVAGTIGVGALADSANEANGLAAFDPRLTTDVLRLRSTPLTDVARALTFIGDVPVLCLLTVLAAFLFWRRTRSYRAPGLLLVAMAGSAALTYGLKLLVARHRPGTAYVLGPVDNGFAFPSGHTLNSAVFFGTVAALLVAVLRARLARAAVIAGAVLVSLGIGLSRLYLGYHWATDVLAGWLIAMTWLTIIGTIGYLTRPAPEPGGRVIR; encoded by the coding sequence ATGACCCTGCTGAACGAACGGACCACCCCGCGCCTGCGGTACGCCGTACCGGTGGCGGGCGTGGCCGTGGCGGTGGCCGGCACCATCGGCGTGGGCGCGCTGGCCGACAGCGCGAACGAGGCGAACGGGCTGGCGGCGTTCGATCCGCGGCTGACGACCGACGTTCTCAGGCTCCGATCCACACCGTTGACCGACGTGGCCCGCGCCTTGACCTTCATCGGTGACGTCCCCGTGCTGTGCCTGCTCACCGTGCTGGCGGCGTTCCTGTTCTGGCGCCGGACCCGGTCGTACCGCGCGCCCGGATTGTTGCTGGTGGCAATGGCCGGCTCGGCGGCGCTCACCTACGGCCTCAAACTGCTGGTCGCCAGGCATCGACCCGGGACCGCCTATGTGCTGGGGCCGGTGGACAACGGCTTCGCCTTCCCCTCGGGTCACACGCTGAACTCGGCGGTCTTCTTCGGCACCGTCGCAGCCCTGCTGGTCGCCGTACTCCGCGCGCGGCTCGCTCGTGCGGCCGTGATCGCGGGCGCAGTTCTGGTCAGCCTGGGCATCGGGCTGAGCCGGCTCTATCTCGGCTACCACTGGGCGACCGACGTACTGGCCGGCTGGCTGATCGCTATGACCTGGCTCACCATTATCGGCACCATCGGCTATCTGACCCGTCCGGCGCCGGAACCTGGTGGGCGCGTCATCCGTTGA
- a CDS encoding sensor histidine kinase, whose amino-acid sequence MRALLAAVRRPGVRGRSTAAAVVVVAVALAIGAGVLVLLLQRALITSVSDAADAQAFEIASQVQEEGRTGLTQDLLENARPSQLIQVLEPDGDVVASSSRKAAGRALTTLRPAAGQELRSQVGEMPLLDDDHAYLIVARGARHEETLYTVVVASSIEAQRETVSTVAEYLLIGYPLLLLLVGAATWVLVGRALRPVERIRARVHGIGADQLSERVPVPPTQDEIARLAVTMNEMLDRLQTGQETQRRFVADASHELRSPIATLMAALDVVVADDSGQAWQDLQLVMGAETERMRRLVEDLLLLAKADDEGLRMRRTDVDLDDLVEAEVRRLRSASGPEVRQEVSAVRVSGDPDKLSQVIRNLADNAARAASGVVRFSLSAEDGQAILTVEDDGAGIPAAERFRVFERFVRLDASRDRGSGGSGLGLSIVQEVVRGHGGSVRITDSPLGGAGFVVTLPMAGR is encoded by the coding sequence ATGAGGGCGTTGCTGGCCGCGGTCAGGCGCCCCGGGGTCCGTGGCCGGTCGACCGCCGCGGCTGTGGTGGTGGTTGCCGTGGCCCTCGCGATCGGCGCCGGGGTCCTGGTGCTGCTGTTGCAGCGGGCGTTGATCACGAGCGTCTCCGACGCGGCCGACGCCCAGGCCTTCGAGATCGCCAGCCAGGTCCAGGAAGAGGGACGCACCGGGCTGACCCAGGACCTGCTGGAGAACGCCAGGCCGAGCCAGCTCATCCAGGTCCTCGAACCGGACGGCGACGTGGTGGCGAGTTCTTCGAGGAAGGCAGCCGGGCGGGCACTCACCACGCTCCGGCCGGCGGCGGGTCAGGAATTGCGGAGCCAGGTCGGCGAGATGCCGCTGCTCGACGACGACCACGCCTATCTGATCGTCGCCCGGGGTGCTCGGCACGAGGAGACGCTGTACACGGTCGTCGTCGCCTCCTCCATCGAGGCGCAGCGCGAGACCGTCAGTACGGTCGCCGAGTACCTGCTGATCGGCTATCCGCTGCTGTTGCTGCTGGTCGGCGCGGCGACCTGGGTGCTGGTCGGCCGGGCGCTCCGGCCGGTCGAGCGGATCAGGGCGCGGGTGCACGGCATCGGCGCCGATCAGCTGTCCGAACGGGTGCCGGTGCCGCCGACGCAGGACGAGATCGCGCGCCTTGCCGTGACGATGAACGAGATGCTCGATCGGCTGCAGACCGGTCAGGAGACCCAGCGGCGTTTCGTCGCGGACGCGAGCCACGAGTTGCGGTCGCCGATCGCCACGCTGATGGCCGCCCTCGATGTGGTCGTCGCGGACGACAGCGGGCAGGCGTGGCAGGACCTGCAGTTGGTGATGGGTGCCGAGACCGAGCGGATGCGTCGCCTCGTCGAGGACCTGTTGCTGTTGGCCAAGGCCGACGACGAAGGTCTGCGGATGCGGCGTACGGACGTCGATCTGGACGACCTGGTGGAGGCCGAGGTCCGGCGGCTGCGGAGTGCCTCCGGGCCGGAGGTGCGGCAGGAGGTCAGCGCGGTACGGGTGTCCGGTGATCCGGACAAGCTCAGCCAGGTGATCCGCAACCTCGCCGACAACGCCGCGCGGGCCGCCAGTGGAGTCGTCCGCTTCTCGCTCTCCGCCGAGGACGGGCAGGCGATCCTGACAGTCGAGGACGACGGTGCCGGCATCCCTGCGGCGGAGCGGTTCAGGGTGTTCGAACGGTTCGTCCGGCTCGACGCCAGCCGGGACCGCGGCAGCGGTGGTTCAGGGCTGGGCCTGTCGATCGTCCAGGAGGTCGTCCGCGGCCACGGAGGTTCGGTCCGGATCACCGATTCGCCCCTGGGCGGCGCCGGCTTCGTCGTCACGCTGCCGATGGCAGGACGCTAG
- a CDS encoding class I SAM-dependent methyltransferase, with the protein MTSTAVDFAAIKDKQRAGWQTGDYPRVGNTLQIIAELLAEAADVRADQKVLDVACGQGNAALAAARRFAEATGVDYAVNLLEQGRERAAAEHLPVTFLEGDAEQLPVPDESFDRVLSTVGVMFAPDHQRAADELVRVTAPGGRIALASWTPTGMVGQMFKTVSKWAPPPAGVRPATLWGTEEHLAELFGDRVEWVTLTRRDFVFRYRSAEHFSEWFREFYGPITKLAGTLSEADRAQFAADLADVPRAFDDNTDSTLAAHAEYLEAVAIRH; encoded by the coding sequence ATGACGAGTACGGCTGTGGATTTCGCGGCGATCAAGGACAAGCAGCGGGCCGGCTGGCAGACCGGGGACTATCCCCGGGTCGGCAACACGCTGCAGATCATCGCCGAACTGCTGGCGGAGGCCGCCGACGTACGGGCGGACCAGAAGGTCCTCGACGTGGCTTGTGGGCAAGGGAACGCGGCGCTCGCGGCGGCCCGCCGCTTCGCCGAGGCGACCGGGGTGGACTACGCGGTGAACCTGTTGGAGCAGGGTCGTGAGCGGGCCGCCGCCGAGCACCTGCCGGTGACGTTCCTCGAAGGTGACGCCGAGCAACTTCCGGTGCCGGACGAGTCCTTCGACCGGGTTCTCAGCACGGTCGGCGTGATGTTCGCGCCCGACCACCAGCGAGCCGCGGACGAACTGGTCCGGGTCACCGCGCCGGGCGGCCGGATCGCGCTCGCTTCGTGGACGCCGACCGGCATGGTCGGCCAGATGTTCAAGACGGTGTCGAAGTGGGCGCCGCCGCCTGCCGGAGTACGGCCCGCGACGTTGTGGGGCACCGAGGAGCACCTGGCGGAACTGTTCGGCGATCGAGTCGAATGGGTGACGCTGACCAGGCGCGACTTCGTCTTCCGCTACCGCTCGGCCGAGCACTTCTCCGAGTGGTTCCGTGAGTTCTACGGCCCGATCACGAAACTGGCAGGGACGCTCTCCGAGGCGGACCGAGCCCAGTTCGCCGCAGACCTCGCCGACGTCCCCCGGGCCTTCGACGACAACACCGACAGCACCCTGGCGGCCCACGCCGAATACCTGGAAGCAGTGGCCATCAGGCACTGA
- a CDS encoding SGNH/GDSL hydrolase family protein, with product MTRQRMAVVTVAMMLCAGGLLATLGAGGTADRETTSLPATPSPGGKPLRVVALGDSVTAGAACGCTAFPEIYGRLLSQRTGVQVTVENRGVSGLDSEGLLRQLEAPAAAKAVGSADVDLITIGANDFGDHHDEVVAASCSQDCVSDELNELSGTLHHILQRIRQLRAARPTTALVTGYWNVFEDGQVARQTFSTDGIAATVELTRRVNTVIETTALAEGATPVDLAGPFQREGADVTGLLAADGDHPNGSGHQLIAEVLLAAGLPRMRP from the coding sequence ATGACCAGGCAGCGGATGGCCGTGGTGACCGTCGCGATGATGCTGTGCGCAGGCGGTCTGCTCGCCACGCTCGGTGCGGGTGGCACGGCCGACCGGGAGACCACGAGTCTTCCCGCTACGCCGTCGCCCGGCGGGAAGCCGTTGCGGGTCGTGGCCCTGGGCGACTCGGTGACCGCGGGAGCTGCTTGTGGGTGCACAGCGTTCCCGGAGATTTATGGCCGGCTCCTGAGCCAACGGACCGGAGTACAGGTCACTGTCGAGAACCGAGGGGTGAGTGGCCTTGATTCCGAAGGGTTGTTGCGGCAGCTCGAGGCGCCGGCCGCGGCGAAGGCGGTCGGTTCGGCCGACGTCGACCTGATCACGATCGGCGCGAACGACTTCGGTGATCATCACGACGAGGTCGTGGCCGCTTCGTGTTCGCAGGACTGTGTCAGCGACGAACTGAACGAGTTGTCCGGCACTCTGCACCACATCCTGCAACGCATTCGTCAACTCCGTGCCGCTCGGCCGACCACGGCGCTGGTGACCGGCTACTGGAACGTCTTCGAGGACGGCCAGGTCGCCCGGCAGACGTTCAGCACGGACGGCATTGCGGCGACCGTCGAACTGACTCGGCGGGTGAACACGGTGATCGAGACCACCGCCCTAGCCGAAGGCGCGACCCCGGTCGATCTGGCCGGCCCGTTCCAGCGGGAGGGCGCCGATGTCACCGGCCTGCTCGCTGCTGACGGCGATCACCCGAACGGCTCCGGACATCAACTCATCGCCGAGGTTCTGCTGGCGGCCGGGTTGCCCAGGATGAGGCCGTGA
- a CDS encoding ABC transporter ATP-binding protein, protein MSDDTVLEVAGLEVTYSTNRGDVRAVDGLDLSVRRGEILGIAGESGSGKSTLAVALLRLLKPPGRVTAGSVVFRPAGQSPVDLLKVHGEQLRVLRWSALSYLPQGSMNSLNPVMRIQDQFRDVILEHAPERKEALSEMIPRLLGQVGLEPRVARMYPHELSGGMKQRVLMAICVALEPDLVIADEPTTALDVTIQRVILQSLADLRRDFGVTLMVISHDMGVHAQLVDRVAVMYEGRLVEVGDVHQVFKDPQHSYTRQLIDSIPKLGRRAS, encoded by the coding sequence GTGAGTGACGACACCGTACTGGAGGTCGCCGGCCTCGAAGTCACCTACTCGACCAACCGTGGCGACGTGCGAGCTGTGGACGGCTTGGACCTGTCCGTACGCCGCGGCGAGATTCTCGGCATCGCGGGGGAGTCGGGGAGCGGCAAGAGCACGCTGGCGGTAGCCCTGCTCAGGTTGCTCAAGCCGCCGGGCCGGGTGACGGCCGGCAGCGTGGTCTTCCGGCCCGCCGGGCAGTCGCCGGTCGATCTGCTGAAGGTCCACGGCGAGCAACTCCGGGTACTACGGTGGAGCGCTCTCTCCTATCTCCCGCAGGGCTCGATGAACTCCCTCAACCCGGTGATGCGGATCCAGGACCAGTTCCGTGATGTCATCCTCGAGCACGCGCCGGAACGCAAGGAAGCGCTCTCCGAGATGATCCCGCGGTTGCTGGGCCAGGTCGGCCTGGAGCCACGGGTGGCCCGGATGTACCCGCACGAGCTGTCCGGCGGGATGAAGCAGCGCGTGCTGATGGCGATCTGCGTCGCCCTCGAACCCGACCTGGTGATCGCGGACGAGCCGACGACAGCCCTCGACGTCACCATCCAGCGGGTGATCCTGCAGAGTCTCGCGGACCTGCGCCGCGACTTCGGCGTCACGCTGATGGTGATCTCGCACGACATGGGCGTGCACGCGCAGTTGGTCGACCGGGTGGCCGTCATGTACGAGGGCCGGCTGGTCGAGGTCGGCGACGTCCACCAGGTCTTCAAGGACCCGCAGCACTCCTACACCCGGCAGCTGATCGACTCCATCCCGAAGCTCGGAAGGAGAGCGTCATGA